From Catharus ustulatus isolate bCatUst1 chromosome 6, bCatUst1.pri.v2, whole genome shotgun sequence, a single genomic window includes:
- the LOC116997846 gene encoding alpha-1-antitrypsin-like: protein MQTTFYLSLLLAVFHTAAHSQLPPSDHSGHDPNDPKHHIHHGGEAIACLKLVPNNADFAFQFFRELTQETPNKNIFFSPVSISSAFAMLALGARSATQSQILEGLAFNLTEIQEKEIHEGFQNLIHMLNHPEGGVQLNMGNAIFVTEKLKLLEKFLDDAKVLYQMEAFTTDFNKPTEAEKQINDYIERKTHGKITNVVKDLDPQTVMLLASFVFFKGSWEKPFKTEYTEEREFFVDAETTVKVPMMRQTGSFDFYFDEDLSCTVVRLHYNGSATAFLVLPAKGKMNRLEQTLDKETIQKWSDHLFQSFMDLYFPRFSISGSYEISNTLKKMGIVDVFTNKADLSGITGTPELQVSKVVHKASLDVDEKGTEAAAATTIEIMPMSLPPTIEFSHPFLMLIFDRDTNSTLFIGKIVNPTITS from the exons ATGCAGACCACATTCTACCTAAGTTTGCTACTGGCTGTGTTtcacactgctgcccacagTCAGCTCCCACCCAGTGACCACAGTGGACATGATCCAAATGACCCTAAACACCACATACATCATGGAGGTGAAGCGATTGCTTGCCTCAAACTTGTGCCGAACAATGCTGACTTTGCATTCCAGTTTTTCAGGGAGCTGACACAGGAGACACCTAAtaagaacattttcttctctcctgtGAGCATCTCCTCTGCCTTTGCCATGCTGGCCCTTGGGGCCAGATCAGCCACACAGTCTCAGATCCTGGAAGGACTGGCCTTCAACCTTACAGAGATTCAGGAGAAAGAGATACACGAAGGCTTCCAGAACCTAATCCACATGCTGAACCATCCTGAGGGGGGAGTCCAGCTCAACATGGGGAATGCCATCTTTGTAACAGAGAAGCTGAAACTCCTAGAAAAGTTTTTAGATGATGCTAAAGTTCTGTATCAGATGGAGGCTTTTACAACTGACTTTAACAAACCCACAGAAGCTGAAAAGCAGATCAATGATTATATAGAGAGGAAAACACATGGGAAAATTACTAATGTGGTCAAGGACTTGGACCCACAAACCGTAATGCTTCTGGctagctttgttttctttaaag GCAGCTGGGAAAAGCCTTTTAAAACAGAGTATACTGAAGAAAGGGAGTTCTTTGTGGACGCTGAAACGACTGTGAAAGTCCCTATGATGCGCCAGACGGGCAGTTTTGACTTCTATTTTGATGAGGATCTGTCATGCACTGTGGTACGGCTGCATTATAACGGGAGTGCCACTGCATTTCTGGTTCTGCcagcaaaagggaaaatgaatCGTTTAGAGCAAACTCTGGACAAGGAAACCATCCAGAAATGGTCAGACCATCTCTTCCAGAG CTTTATGGACCTATACTTCCCCAGATTTTCTATTTCTGGGAGCTATGAAATAAGTAACACTCTTAAAAAGATGGGAATTGTGGATGTGTTCACCAACAAGGCAGATCTCTCTGGCATCACGGgtaccccagagctgcaggtttcCAAA gttGTTCACAAGGCTTCTCTGGATGTTGATGAGAAAGGtactgaggcagcagcagcaactaCTATTGAAATAATGCCAATGTCTCTTCCTCCAACCATTGAATTCAGCCATCCCTTCCTCATGCTGATTTTTGATAGAGATACAAACAGTACACTCTTCATAGGAAAAATTGTTAACCCGACTATCACTAGCTGA